From a region of the Triticum aestivum cultivar Chinese Spring chromosome 7D, IWGSC CS RefSeq v2.1, whole genome shotgun sequence genome:
- the LOC123165082 gene encoding histone deacetylase 2 isoform X2, translating to MSSSSAAASVPGATPADALRRNRIISSKLYFDVPGSKAPVVYSTAYDIAFLGIEKMFLTKEGHLEKTRVVEPLEASKEDLLVVHTEAYLNSLRSSFRVAAIVEVPPLTLMPNWLVQQRLLYPFRKQVGGSILSAKLALERGWAINVGGGFHHCSAEEGGGFCAYADISLSIQFAFVRLDISRVMIIDLDAHQGNGHEKDFANDGRVYILDMYNAGIYPFDHAAKRYIDQKVELVSGTETDDYLDQLDKALKVAQTRFQPQLIIYNAGTDILDGDPLGNLKISPEGVVIRDEKVFRFAKDQNIPLVMMTSGGYMKSSARVIADSITNLSQKNLVQLGSQPD from the exons ATGTCctcgtcctccgccgccgcctccgtgccGGGGGCCACGCCGGCGGACGCCCTCCGCCGCAACCGTATCATCTCCAGCAAGCTCTACTTCGACGTGCCGGGCTCCAAG GCTCCGGTGGTCTACTCGACGGCGTACGACATCGCCTTCCTCGGAATCGAGAAGAT GTTCCTCACCAAAGAAGGCCACCTGGAGAAGACGCGGGTGGTGGAGCCATTGGAGGCTTCCAAGGAAGATCTGCTGGTG GTTCACACGGAGGCGTACTTGAACAGCCTCAGGAGCAGCTTCAGGGTTGCAGCCATTGTAGAG GTTCCTCCATTAACGCTCATGCCTAATTGGCTCGTGCAGCAAAGGCTACTGTACCCCTTCCGGAAACAG GTGGGTGGGTCCATTTTATCAGCTAAACTTGCTCTTGAGAGAGGATGGGCGATTAATGTCGGTGGAGGGTTTCACCATTGTTCGGCAGAGGAAGGGGGAGGATTTTGTGCATATGCTGATATTTCGCTCTCCATTCAGTTTGCGTTTGTCCGTCTGGATATTTCAAG AGTAATGATCATAGATCTGGATGCTCACCAAGGAAATGGTCATGAGAAGGATTTTGCTAATGATG GAAGGGTTTACATTTTGGACATGTACAATGCTGGAATTTATCCATTT GATCATGCTGCTAAGCGATATATTGATCAGAAAGTCGAGTTAGTT AGTGGGACAGAAACAGATGATTACTTGGATCAGCTTGACAAGGCTCTGAAG GTCGCCCAAACTAGATTCCAGCCCCAGCTTATTATTTATAATGCTGGGACCGACATCCTGGATGGTGATCCATTGGGCAACTTGAAG ATAAGCCCTGAAGGTGTGGTGAttagagatgagaaggtgttcagaTTTGCAAAAGATCAGAACATTCCACTTGTCATGATGACATCAG GAGGCTACATGAAGTCGAGCGCACGTGTAATCGCAGATTCGATTACCAATCTCTCACAGAAGAACTTGGTACAACTAGGTAGCCAGCCAGACTAA
- the LOC123165082 gene encoding histone deacetylase 2 isoform X1, translating into MSSSSAAASVPGATPADALRRNRIISSKLYFDVPGSKAPVVYSTAYDIAFLGIEKMHPFDSSKWGRICRFLTKEGHLEKTRVVEPLEASKEDLLVVHTEAYLNSLRSSFRVAAIVEVPPLTLMPNWLVQQRLLYPFRKQVGGSILSAKLALERGWAINVGGGFHHCSAEEGGGFCAYADISLSIQFAFVRLDISRVMIIDLDAHQGNGHEKDFANDGRVYILDMYNAGIYPFDHAAKRYIDQKVELVSGTETDDYLDQLDKALKVAQTRFQPQLIIYNAGTDILDGDPLGNLKISPEGVVIRDEKVFRFAKDQNIPLVMMTSGGYMKSSARVIADSITNLSQKNLVQLGSQPD; encoded by the exons ATGTCctcgtcctccgccgccgcctccgtgccGGGGGCCACGCCGGCGGACGCCCTCCGCCGCAACCGTATCATCTCCAGCAAGCTCTACTTCGACGTGCCGGGCTCCAAG GCTCCGGTGGTCTACTCGACGGCGTACGACATCGCCTTCCTCGGAATCGAGAAGAT GCACCCGTTTGATTCCTCCAAATGGGGCCGCATATGCAGGTTCCTCACCAAAGAAGGCCACCTGGAGAAGACGCGGGTGGTGGAGCCATTGGAGGCTTCCAAGGAAGATCTGCTGGTG GTTCACACGGAGGCGTACTTGAACAGCCTCAGGAGCAGCTTCAGGGTTGCAGCCATTGTAGAG GTTCCTCCATTAACGCTCATGCCTAATTGGCTCGTGCAGCAAAGGCTACTGTACCCCTTCCGGAAACAG GTGGGTGGGTCCATTTTATCAGCTAAACTTGCTCTTGAGAGAGGATGGGCGATTAATGTCGGTGGAGGGTTTCACCATTGTTCGGCAGAGGAAGGGGGAGGATTTTGTGCATATGCTGATATTTCGCTCTCCATTCAGTTTGCGTTTGTCCGTCTGGATATTTCAAG AGTAATGATCATAGATCTGGATGCTCACCAAGGAAATGGTCATGAGAAGGATTTTGCTAATGATG GAAGGGTTTACATTTTGGACATGTACAATGCTGGAATTTATCCATTT GATCATGCTGCTAAGCGATATATTGATCAGAAAGTCGAGTTAGTT AGTGGGACAGAAACAGATGATTACTTGGATCAGCTTGACAAGGCTCTGAAG GTCGCCCAAACTAGATTCCAGCCCCAGCTTATTATTTATAATGCTGGGACCGACATCCTGGATGGTGATCCATTGGGCAACTTGAAG ATAAGCCCTGAAGGTGTGGTGAttagagatgagaaggtgttcagaTTTGCAAAAGATCAGAACATTCCACTTGTCATGATGACATCAG GAGGCTACATGAAGTCGAGCGCACGTGTAATCGCAGATTCGATTACCAATCTCTCACAGAAGAACTTGGTACAACTAGGTAGCCAGCCAGACTAA